From the Cucurbita pepo subsp. pepo cultivar mu-cu-16 unplaced genomic scaffold, ASM280686v2 Cp4.1_scaffold000188, whole genome shotgun sequence genome, the window TCGTTCTAGTACGGAGGTCAAATACAAGGCGGTTGTTGATGCCACTGACGAATTAATCTGGATCCAAGTCCTTTTACGTGAGCTCGAGATTTCTCAAGCGCGAGCACCTAGCCTGTGGTGAgacaacattggtgccaccTATTTGTCCGCCAATCCAAACATTCATCGACAGACGAagcatgttgaggttgatTGTCACTTCGTTCGTGAACGAGTATCAACTCGTCAGCTTGATGTGCAGCTCATATCTTCCAAGGATCAGCTCGTTGATATCATGACAAAGCCATTGCTAGCTCCTTCTTTTAGCATTTTTTGGTGCAACCTGAACTTAGTAGTGTTGgattttatgtcctaaaactcatagtttgtaaataaaaacatattctatttttaataaagttattattgatgtttatttagtaaagattgttattgaataaagtgaattttacgattatttatctaaatccaataaactaagaacactctgactatagtatgattacttgaactatatgtagagacataagaatgaatcaagttcaagtatataaataaaatgatctatagtacaaggataaggctgagtactaTATCCTGGGGatactatggatgcggcccacttttgtatatgatataaacaatgtgatcactaaattgtacatgcaGGGACATGTGAGtaggggcgtcctatgcaatgagtattgcataagatcagaccatgaagaaaatcactctcactttataatgtcgtttactgttcagactgattttttcatttgatgacctaagtaactcgatcttaatcctgagctaaccatgaactcctatTTATTCGGagttatccttagatttgcatgggtgagagtggccgagttcgccgactcaataagcctcccactTGAGGGGTAAGACTAcgtgaatagctggggacatagggtgcaagattgaattcactcctacccacttttagggatagtagagaggttgttcccttaagtactgactccaggtcttgaacaaggagCCCAACCCTCTCATTgtcctgagagggattcggtttactagttggaccacaaaccaattgttcattagaggatcagtgagacataaagaacaagaagtaacttttggggtaaaatagtaaattgACCTAGCTCTAGTTACAAACAACAtttgaaggatcgacttactaatcatggttatatcaaatggacagaaatatatctatagtgaggggagtgcaactaatAGGCTATAGTGGAATGTCATAGTAGTTAatgaatgttggttaacaaggttaatgagtttagctggttaatctcggatcattggagcccatgatctataggtccattaggtcccctgctagctcatatcgaactaaaccatagaacagtgtgatgagtgagttcgaagtgttcgaattcaaattagcgaatatgcgctaaatatatacaatatatttaaccacatttttgttttatttactaattaaataaaaagagagaattggagatatttaaataagatttaaatattttaattaataggTGGGATTaggattgacatttgaattaatgttaaatattaattaaattgtttaataaatcatttaatattactttaatttgaaattaattatttaaattaattgttgaattaaaatggattCACTccatggaaaaatccatgtttgagttagtggaattttgagtgtcaaaatttggtaagcacgaacatgcaaatataactctataaatagagtgatcaagttACATGGAAATTCTacttgaaaaactttgagaaaatctctcaaagctctctctttacatatactaaattcctatcaagtttCGCCACTCACCAAATTCTACAAttccgttctaaggccggagaatagtagggaagatACTAGTGGAGGTTTGAAACCGGTTCATgaggaaaaatgaatttgaactacaaaacgttagtactcaaactccttgagttttaatgcttaagaacatgctagctaatttactataattgatgtacttaaagtgcctaagatccaaattgttTCGGCATGTGTTATAACAATACCATCcgaatttgtttatgatccaatcataaaccaagtccctctcGAGCCGATAAGAGGGTGGAGCCTCATTGTTCAAGTCTCAAAATCAGTAGTTAAGAAAACAACTCATGTACTTtctttatatgaaaatgagTAAATTTCATCACATGATATTACGTTTccaactccctatttggtGAAGTCCCCAAAATTGTAGGCATATTGAATAGGCTACAAGAGACATTTTCACCCATGAAAATTAAAGGACAACCCCTAATAGGTAGGAGTTCATAACGTACTCATGATTAAGATCAAATCgaatatgatcatcatgtgaaatattaatattttcaattaacgaatttataaagagagattagaTATTTCTTGGTCCAGTCTTATATAAACTCATTATATAGGATACTCctactcacatgtctccacataaacgatttggatcaaatcatttgtaacgattacaaagtgaATCGTATCAACACTACACTCATGGCTACGACCTTTTCCTTACCCATGAATGActtgaatcaaatcatttgtaccaattacaaaaatataaaaccttTAATTGCTCCCTGAATGGCTTCTCCATCGAGCTCGTCACTCTTGTTCTACAACCTTATCCTTATCCAGAAGTAGCGAAGAAGTCAATCATCAGCAACCCGAGGATCTTATGTTTTGACTGATACAATATTtctacatttaatttttttttattaatttaaattgtgtCGGAACACTCCTAATTTATGGGAATTAGGGAGTTAATGAGAAACTTGGATCGAAAGTCCGAGAGAAAATATACTAATAAccaatttctcaaaataatatctaaaaataataaaaaatatatttcgaGTTATTTTAggatagattttttatttattttcaaaatttgtaactaCTCCCGTATATGTAGGAGAAGTGTGTGtatctatatatctatatctatatatatatatatatatatatatatatatatatatatttattgaagagaaaaataatttaaatcgtTTCACCAAACCCTTCGCCTCTAACGCTTTCCCTGTTCTCCAAAACCTCTGTCACTCCACTGCCTCCAACACCATGGCTTCCTTCCTCGGCTCCAACTCTCCACAAGTTTCATCTCTGTCGTCGTTGGAGATCAAATTCGTCGGAATCTGCGGAAACTATCAGATTGATCGAAGGCCGGCATCTCCCGGCCGTTCGATTTCGGTTCAGAAGAATCGCGACGGAAATGCGAATGCGGTTGCGTCGTCGAATAAGAGGAAATGGTGTATGTGTTCTCCGTCTACTCATCCAGCCTCTTTCCGGTGTTCGCTCCACAACAAGAAGTCGAGGCACTCTGTTAATGCCCTGAATCGCAGCGAGTTCTCGAACGGATCGTTGGATTTTCGTAGATCGGCAATGACGAATTCGATTGCCAGAATCGGAGGCGTGGAAGGTGCTGATCTCGTGAAGAGAGCTTTATCGGCTTTGATTAGGCCTTCTTCGCATCAGTTGCGGCCGCGATCAGCGTTTCAACCTAGACCTAGCCGTCTATCAGTCATGTCAAAAGCAGAGCAGGAGTAGCCACACATTTTCCAGCcctaatcattttttttccctcttttttctttggtctTTTGCTACTGGTAGTAGGTAGGCTGACTATAGttctaatttaggaaatgatcatgagtctataataaaataatattatctccGTTGGTTCCATTGATTGGTGTATCCAATAAGGTTATTACTCACAGTTAATCTAAACTCTTAATCATTACTACCAGTGTTGGCCTAACTTCGGCTTAGACCAAACCTACATTAAAACAGTGCATCAAACTTCTTACTGGTTTCTGGTAAATATTAGTGGTACGTTGCATCCAAAATCGAGCATAgacaaaaaatatatcattttgaataacaatatatttcttcaataaattaatattttaaaatatttatgacaAAATTATCCTCAAATTATCATTCTAAAAAGATGTTAAttgtgaatattttaaaaataaaattatttttaaatatttatgacaAAATTATCCTCaaattattatcttaaaaaGATGTTATTTGTGAAtgacaaaattatcaaattattatcttaaaaaGATGTTATTTGTGAATGACAAAATTATCATTCTAAAAAGATGtcagtgggatttgaacccacacCCTCTTACGAAGACCACTCGACCATCTTGACATTTTGGATTCAAcaaattagtttaatatttgaagtgaaaaaataattaattctgACCAACTTAGTTCGATTCATCCTAACTAGTTTAATTCAATCTTCTCTAGAAAACTATTAGATCTATGCTATTTGATTCGATGAGGTACGTATCTTATTGGAGAAGTTATTTTTATCCTTACCATAAATGAAGATTAATCATGTATATGAAAGACTATATCATAACACATAAACTATTATATAAGGCCgaatacttttattaaatactgATAACTTGTCCATGCATGAACTATTATGTCATGACATAGCAAAATTTTATGCTTGGCTTAAAGCTTTCTTTGAGCCTTTGTTTGTGTATAGCTTTTCTGGCGAGACCCAAGACTACGAATTCACACTTATAACGACCAAACCCGACGTCGAAACACTTGGTTCATGGTATGAAGTGGACCACCGACGATCCCACATACAAGAGAGGTAAGCTTTATATGCTTGAATAAGGTCGTGTGTCGTCGGAATCTAGATTCAATTTTTGGGTTTAAAGGCTCATAGACCTGTCATTTTAGACACCTACAAGCCACGAAACTTCGtggaaaagaaacataaagtCCAACAGAGAGTTAGAGGAGAAAAACGATGAGGAAGGACGTTGGAAATAGTCACGGAGAAAAGCGTGATGAGAGTCGGGTGAAGAAGACGAATCTGTCGGATCCGGATCGAGGTCAGTTTCAACCAATAACCCACTGCCAATCCATTGGTTTCGGCCCAACGTGCGTTCGCAACCCAATGTCAtgtcatttacggataccgtGCCGGATAACGGGTGTATTTAGCAACCTTCAACACGGGGGCTGGGGCGTAATATCGGCACACCCGTGCCGTTCGgtactgtccttgaaaaacccatttcaaaagaagTCGCCCGAGAAAATCGTCTCGGCACGCTcgcccacactgtgacacacgtatgtgccacagggtagctcacttaggccatAGGGCcaagggtggtggagagctaacacctatagtacattttgagtcattttcaatttttcaagcATAGACATGATTTGAGTGAACGGTCATACAGTGTCGTGCATTGTTCATCCGGTGtccgattgacaccaaatttggtgagcattcatatttcatatggacggacTTAACTCCCAAACCGCATGTCCAAATTCCTTTTGGAACCCcaacttttgaggttaaggcccgAGATCCTACCCGgtccttcaacaagcctatctttaCCGTTCTTGTCTATCTGATGTCTCTGTCTTGCTTATGTCTCAACTAGTCTTCAATGTCTGCTCTGTGTGGTATGTTAGATGATGAATCGTCCTCCTCgatcgcatcatgacactcgTCTAGGCCCTCGCGTGGCAGGATGACACCACTTTAGGGTCGCCGCTTCTCTTGTCGCAACGTgggggtcacaacctactctcttcatagttaggttgtgacattctcccccacttaaactagtcatcGTTCTCGATGACTTACTTGCTTGGGGGCACAACCATTgttaggttgtgacattctcccccacttaaccTAGTCATCGTCTTCGATCACTTACTTTGGGGCACAACCATTgttaggttgtgacattctcccccacttaaacTTAAACTGGGCATCGTCCCGATGACGATCTGAACTCTTTGACTGTTGCTGACTCGACCCGCTAGATTTGTTGTGTTTTAGACAAGTATAAAATTACTAAGCACCTGACTATCCTTTGTCATAATGCTCATCTTACTGACACGCCTCGGTCAGCTGGGGACAAGTTCGAGTTGATGCTTCTGACTTCTCTTTTGTCATATGGCACCACATTCTAACTCTTGACTTAGTCAGTTGTTGGGTGAACTTGCCCCAACTTTAGCTTGGCACTACTCTTGGCCAATTTGCATACTTTCTGAGTGACACATAACGGTACACCTTGCGGGGTGTGGCTCATAAGCCAACCGCAATATTACTCTTTGCGGCACCAACGACTATGGGAGCGGAGTCTAGACAGCTTGTTATTGACTTGCTGGGAATCAAACGTGCTTCAGATGGATACGAAAACTCGTGCACACTATCTACGGCCTATCCCCCTTCGGACCTATTTCTGTTGTTCGCCCATCTTGGACTCGGCCACTGAGACTTGCAACGTAGACATGGCTATTTAGTGTTTGTCATAGTTGTGGGTGAGGCTGACTCTCTCTGCAGACACTCACCAGACAACTATGGACTTCTAAGGGCACTCTTTCCTTGTTCATGGCCAACTTGGCCTCAACGTGTGTATCCTCCGATTAACACAACCGGGTGCAGCCCTCGGGGTGGGGCTCGCAAGCCCAGCCGCAACACTCTCTCGTCGTGACCACTTCTTCTATTGAGCAAAGTCAAAAACTTTTTGACATAGTCTCTTCAGTTGTTGGCGCTACCTTTCGGCCAACTCTTTGTACTCTGCCACCTTCATGTGGCTTTTGCTGCATTGACACTTCTCTTGGTCTTCTCACAGCTTCACTTTTCTATGTCTACTTCTAGCTTGATGCTCACTTATCGAGCGGATACTGGTCTCGACAACTCTTCTGGAGTCATCCACCTTAGGCACAAGGTGATGGCTCAAGGAATACACATGTGCTCGCATGTTGGAGCACTTTTACGGGGTGAGAGACCTATTGATTCGGCTCTCCCCCACTCGAACTCGGTTGCCTCTTGGCAACAAGGTTGTCCTCCCATAAGGACTTGCATTGTACTAAATTTTTGTACTTGACCGACATTTGTCATTTCCTGACTCTTGGCTTATCTTCTTGCAACCACTGACACTATTCCTCTAATGTGAATGATTATTTGGAAAGCACCGACTTGGTGCACATTCTGTTTCATCTTATCTTACCAATTATCGGAGCCCCAAGCCCTTGGAAAATGAGCTTGGTTCTTGCTTTGACGGGTACGCACTCCCCTCAATAATGTGTCATGACCGACTACTGCCACTGATGTTTTGACAACACAACTTTCCTGTCAGCACCGACACTCTTGACGCACTTGTGATGTCTTTCGTTTGACCCTCGGGTTCTTTTCTCTAGCTATCTTGTCCACTTCATGACTACAAGCTCTTGTCAAATGAGCTAGGTTTTACTTGATGGGTAGATCTCCTCATACTGAAGTGTCGACACATGACACTAATGAACTTCGGGTAGTCTTGGCTTTAACCCCCAACTGATTCTAATTTTGATCGGCAACTGTCCTGCCCACTCTGGCACTCTTGACACACTTGCAAGGTTTTCGATCAACTCTTGGGTTCATTTCTCTTGACTATCTTGCCCGACTAGACACACAAAGTGTGACTTTAATACCAACTGTCACGATCCTACATTTTTTACCTTGCAgtgtcgtgatcttgacacgctcacgaccagACTTAAGAGAAATTAAgctccatatatattttttgcccCGACTTTGTGGTTTCGTCAGACCTTAGGCAAGGTTTGTCTTAGCCACTCGAACATtgcttgtgcggaatccaagcttaTTCGTCTACACACGCCGCCTATGCGTGCATGTTCTGTCGTCCGCGACACAACCGACTTGCCTTTATACTAAGCCAAGTCATTCGGCTCGATCTTGCCTCTGctcgggccaaggtctctcaatgcaacgttgcatctcatcttgtcatctcgatCTCCATCGACAtggtccatatgtcttgatgCCATCTCGAGTCTCAGGATGTCGTCGGCCATCACAACTTGTTCggtcatgccatcgagaatgggcccGCTGTTGACTTCTGGCAATTGACATGAAAACGTCAACGAAGTAAAAACCAGTCAAAGGAAAACTTCttcgaagaagaaaatatggaaaacaaaGGGAGAGAATATCTGGGCTGAATACCGGATCGATTTCATTTCTCATTAGTtgggatatttaaataacaaattacatctaaaaatggaaagacGTGGGAAACTTAATTGAGGCGTTTGCANTAAAAATGGAAAGACGTGGGAAACTTAATTGAGGCGTTTGCAATGGACGTGTACTTCCCACTCACTTCAATTGTATGGGTTTaaaattacctaaaaaaatagttaactAAATTAGGGATCACTCCTACTGAAACATAGAGATATATCTAACAAGTAggatttatctaacaatctcctccaaGCTCTAtcgtatatctaccttattgtTTGAACTTTGATTTGAGCTCGCCAGTCTAGGTGGTTCTCCTCCTCCCAGtaggtcttccatcctccggtacctGGCCACCAGACCATCATCGTGATCGACATCCAGCGTCGAATTCGTAGTACGAGGTGTTGGGAACTCCATTGGATCAGGGGGTGCAGTTGGAGTTGTGGTTGGGGTTGGCATAGGCGTGCCCGATGTAGCTGCTAGCGGTGGTGACGGTTTCTAATGCTGCACTCCTCCTTCTCTCGGCTCagtgacgaggtactccaccgtgaattgatttgggttttggtcTGCCTCGGTCACGTCGTTCCACTGCCAAAAGGTGGTTTTGTCAAAGATGACGTCGTGCgacacgtgagctcgccccTCACAGGATCATAGAACTTGTACGCCTTGCTTCTGGGTTCGTAGCCGATGAGGACGACCTTCAGCCCTCTGGGATTGAGCTTGGCTAGGTCGGGAGGCACGtccttcatgtatgcgacgcagCCGAACACTCGAAGATGATGTACCGCCGCCTTCTTGTTGTACCTGatggtgttactataacacgtgcggaagcaatttggatcttaggcactctaagtacatttattatagtaaattagctagcatgttcaaaagcattaaaactcaatgactttgaatactaaccttttgtagttcaaatttctttttcctcacgaaccggtttcgaaacaccactagtgtctttcCTATAATTCTCCAACCTTAGAACGGAATTGTGGAATCCAGTGAGTGACGaaacttgataggaatttagtatatgtaaagagagagtttgagagattttctcaaagtttttcaagaagaatttccatgtaccttgatcactctatttacagagtcatatttgcacgttcactcaaatttgtgggattatgtggcaaacatgcaagtttagttaaaccatatattgacactcaatattccactaacttaaacatggatttttccatgaaGTGAAGTGAAcatttgactttctttattttaattcaacaattaatttaaataattaatttcaaatcaaaataatattaaatgattaattaaacaatttaattaatatttaacattaaatcaaatgtcaatcccaatcaattctaTCCTTCACaagttgttcgtaactagagttgggtcaatttaccattttatccttaaagttacttcttgttctttaAGTCCCACTGATcttctaatgaacaattggttttgttgggttttatgtcctaaaactcatagtttgtaaacaaaaacatattatattttcgataaagttattattgttatttatacagtaaagattgttattgaataaagtgaactttacgatcattaatctaaatccaataaactaagaacactctggctatagtatgattacttgaactatatgtagagacataagagtgaatcaagttcaagtatatagtcaaaatgatctatagtataaggataaggctgagtaccttattctggggacactatggatgcggcccacttttgtatatgatataaacaatgcgatcactaaattgtgcatgtggagacatgtgagtgggggcgtcctatgcaatgagtattgcataagatcggaccatgaagaaaaccactctcactttataatgtcgtttactgttgagactgattttcttttcattcgataacctaggtaactcggttttaatcctgagctaaccatgaactcctgtttattcggaattatccttagatttgcatgggtgagagtggctctagttcgccgactcaacaggcctcccatttcaggggtaagactgggtgaatggctggggacgtggggtgcaagacggaattcactcctacccacttttagggatagaagaaaggtagttcccttaagcactgactccaggtcttgaacaaggggccccaccctctcattggcctgagagggattcggtttactggttggaccacaaaccaattgtttattagaggatcagtgagacataaggaacaagaagtaacttcaggggtaaaacggtaaattgacccagctctagttacgaacaacctgtgaaggatcgacttactaatcatggttatatcagatggacagaaatatatctatagtgaggggagtgcaactactaggctatagtggagtgtcctagtagttaacgaatgttggttaaccaggttaatgagtttaatcggttaatcttgaatcgttggagcccatgatc encodes:
- the LOC111784325 gene encoding uncharacterized protein LOC111784325 encodes the protein MASFLGSNSPQVSSLSSLEIKFVGICGNYQIDRRPASPGRSISVQKNRDGNANAVASSNKRKWCMCSPSTHPASFRCSLHNKKSRHSVNALNRSEFSNGSLDFRRSAMTNSIARIGGVEGADLVKRALSALIRPSSHQLRPRSAFQPRPSRLSVMSKAEQE